GATGCAACATGCCCAGCGTGACAGTGACTAGTAGCTTGTGGGACAGTATACATAGATGAAAAATGTCTACAAAAGAGATTGGCTATCCCTTCACCATCCGAAACCATTTCATCTCTGAACTTCATGCAGCTAGGAATGTTACTTTCGTTTTTACGTTTAGCTTTTATGTAAGACCAAAAACGTTTGGGATCCTTAACCACATTAATTTgtacgtttttaatatattcagagtacgatttatttatcaaaattctaCATCTCTTTTTTAGCAACTTATATTCAAATTCAtctaacttattattaaatttcttcatGACTATTCTAtgcttttctttttcttttagtatttttataaggcTGATAGTGTACCACACAGGATAATTGTTCTTAGTGGGTCTCTTTTTTGGTATTTCttcttgtattatattatttatgacactgtaaaaaaattgtgtaatctCATCAACTGTGAGCGAAAGATTTAGTTTTTCGTTCCAATCCACACTTGGCAATTTTTCCCTAATACTGTTATAGTCAGCCTTATAAAATTGCATCACGGTATTTGTTTTAGGTTTAAGTGGTTTTTGCTTttcaaatgttaaattaatttctattggAGGGTGAAATGCATCAACACTGCTCAATATATCGGTTGGGTTAGTCACAGTCAGAGGGTATGAGGTGTTTGAGCAGACAAGATCTAATATTttctgttgtttattttttatattattatattgcttGAAACATGCATATGCAGCTAAATCGATCAGAGTTCAACAAACAACACCACTAGAAATCCTCGGCACAACGTGCGAGATAGACATATGTTGGATCCATTCAATTCGACTGCGATTGAAATCCCCAACCAATTATGGATGAAGTTATTAAGGTGAACATCTACCGGAAACATGTTATGAAAGGTGGAACTCCAGACATATGGCGAGCATATTATAAGCCTGGAGAATCTATCAGACATGGTGTTTACGGTTGTGGTTGTTTTGCTATCAGTAACTATTTGCACAGACATAACCTAGTAGCCAGGATTATCCAGCAACGACTTGATCATCGATATGGCTTCGTTGAAAATGAGATACCATACTATAGGTACAATCCAACGCCATTTCTCGGAAATGAGTGTTTTGCTCTACTGAGATCGGTCTATTGTCACCGATAGGATTATTACAGCCAATAAAGCCACCGAAAGCCACCGAAAGActactgtttatatatttttaaatatttttgattgtcttttttataaatatactagcgacccgccccggcttcgcgcatttgcaaaaactatctgcgttcctttactatattatgcatgtatataTCTTTCCTCTTATATCCTTCCTCTcgaattactctatttactgaCGAAAAAAcatttaagcatacagacagcgggaagcaattttgttttatactatgtaacggttgaaaaatttattaataggttaataaacgaataaaagaAATTGTAATAGCATTCGAAACTTgcgtcttattttttatttataaagtactaATTgactttcttatttttattctttggcttctctatattttatatttcttataataaacttttatattaaagcTCTCTATATTTCTGAATGTATTTAATGTTTGAATGTCAATGTCATATTTTTGATGCGCATTTCTGATTCTGACATTgacaaaataagtaaattattacaTTCAGTTAGAACAACAAAAGAAAATTCAGACTGCTATATGcgcaattattaaatttaaaaaaaaagcaagctaaatatattaaaaatggacaTTCAAACGAAAATCGACAAAAAATCGTTAGCTCCCGACGTCGCTTTAAACGCAGTTTTAGCTCCAAGTCAAGAGTTACCTGCAGACACACCAATAGTGTCAGGTTACAACTGGGAATATGGCACggattacaataaaatactagAAAGTTACGTCCATTCTGGTTTCCAAGCCACTAACTTTGGAAAAGCCATAGCAGAAATCAATAAAATGCTCAAATGCAGATCTGTCCCTCTTAAAGAAGAAACTAGCGATCCGTACGAAGAGGATAATTTTATCAAGAAGAAAACTAACTGTACTATATTTCTAGGATACACTTCTAACATGATTTCGTCTGGACTACGAGATACTATACTATTTCTCGTTAAAAATAAGCTTGTTGACTGCATTGTTACCACTGCTGGAGGTGTTGAAGAGGATTTTATTAAGTGTCTTGCTCCTACTTATGTAGGAGATTTTAATTTAAGCGGCAAAGTATTAAGGACGCGGGGAATCAATAGGATTGGTAATTTGTTAGTACCGAACGACAATTACTGTTTGTTTGAAGAGTGGGTAACGCCTTTGCTAAACGAAATGCTCGACGAACAAATCACTGATGGAACTGTGTGGACTCCTTCACGAATTATTACACGACTAGGAGAAAGAATAAATAATGAGAATTCTGTCTGTTACTGGGCATGGAGAAACAGTATTCCGATATTCAGTCCAGCTTTAACAGATGGTTCTCTAGGCGATATGATGTATTTTCATTCTTACAAACGTCCAGGACTTATTATCGATATTCTTGGGGACTTGCGTAGGCTTAATACGATGGCCGTGAAGGCAAATAATACGGGTATGATTATTCTAGGTGGTGGTTTAATAAAACACCATATTTGTAATGCTAATTTAATGAGGAACGGGGCAGATTTTGCTGTGTATGTGAACACGGCAAGTGAATTTGATGGCAGCGACGCAGGTGCTAGACCAGATGAAGCTGTGTCCTGGGGCAAAATTCGAGCAAATGCAACACCTGTCAAATTATATGCTGATGCTACACTTGTGTTTCCATTGCTTGTAGCACAGACATTTGCTAAGTATcattttagcaataaaaaaaatgtataaaatagttgttttaattcttattatttaactaGTTTTTAACGACCATTTTTACCATTCTTCAcgatatttttagaataatttaaacaatttaacaaGACACCActagtgattttttttcttgatatTGTAACAAGTTACGCTATCTATTTGGTATTAGTTAAAACTTCTATTCTACGCCATCTAGCAAAATTTATACCAAACAcgttaaaaattcaatttatatattaaatatttaaacatatttcttaaaacaaaaaatattttgtatattttcttcatagattttcttttgtaagataacaatattaaatatattttctcttaaaTAAGATAACAAAATGACGTGAAATGGAGCGTTATTAGTGTCAATGAACTGTCAAATATGTGCTATGAAGTTATCTGCTGTCTGGGCTGAGAGAATGTTTTGTATGCGTGCGTAAATGAAAACATTTCGTCGATGTGTGCTGTCTGTGAAAGCGGTTCTTGAAAAAGCTCGAATTCGAAGCCCCGGCCCCCGAGTCAAGTTAGCGTTTGCAGTTCTTCAGTACGCGCTGCGGCGATTGACGTGAATCGTGTTATTTACTTAAGCTTCCTATACAAATACTTGTATAGAgcgttttctaaattaaaaatgttttcaattagttaaaattagtttattaactGTATCAAAGTCGACGTAGTGTTGTAAAGTGCTCAAAATGTGGTTTCATCGCGATGTTTTGCTCGTTTTGCTCGTCTTATCCGGTAAGTTGCATCCTTAGTCCTTTGGCGGTTATTTATAGGTTTTACGGTCATTCGGGGCAGATATTAATGGTATTTAGTTAGGATATGTAATTCGTTGCACGTTCTATGTTTCTTTGATGTTGACACTGTTTACCAGCACTCATTCGTTTGATGTCGGCTGTTTCAAACAATGTCTACATAATGCattcgatattatttatattagatacTATATTTAGCGATGATTCAACTAATTTGTAACTAGTCTACCACTTTTCGATGTATTCATACAAGTTGAATTatgttaaatttgttttattcgaAATCGTTAAATTGTTATACAAAATCTAATCAGCAGTAATGCAAGCagtcatttgtttatttaattaattaatgttgatGCGCCAATAATGAAAGTATAAATACACCAATAAGTCGACACCGATCCCTATCAAAACATATGTCAGGCTTgtttaatcaatattatatttttataaattatgctttttattattattattatattatatatatacagcattaaaaaataataaatgcttggtcaatttataatgatttttggTGAGATTGCTTTATATATtgactagatttttttttaatcgtgtgTTCATTGTAAACAACTCAG
The nucleotide sequence above comes from Melitaea cinxia chromosome 28, ilMelCinx1.1, whole genome shotgun sequence. Encoded proteins:
- the LOC123667631 gene encoding probable deoxyhypusine synthase, whose product is MDIQTKIDKKSLAPDVALNAVLAPSQELPADTPIVSGYNWEYGTDYNKILESYVHSGFQATNFGKAIAEINKMLKCRSVPLKEETSDPYEEDNFIKKKTNCTIFLGYTSNMISSGLRDTILFLVKNKLVDCIVTTAGGVEEDFIKCLAPTYVGDFNLSGKVLRTRGINRIGNLLVPNDNYCLFEEWVTPLLNEMLDEQITDGTVWTPSRIITRLGERINNENSVCYWAWRNSIPIFSPALTDGSLGDMMYFHSYKRPGLIIDILGDLRRLNTMAVKANNTGMIILGGGLIKHHICNANLMRNGADFAVYVNTASEFDGSDAGARPDEAVSWGKIRANATPVKLYADATLVFPLLVAQTFAKYHFSNKKNV